TTCTGATGTGATAAGCGTGTAAGAATCAGTGTTGTCCACAGTGGGGGGCACTAGGATACCGCGTGCTAGTCGCTTATTATATTGCCAAATTTCCACATTTGTGCCTGCCATTGATCGCTGTCGAGCTTTATCAATATAGTTAGCCCATTTTTGAAACCCATGGTATAAATAGGCTGGTTCACCTTGTTGATCATATCCTAGTAAGGCCTTTTTATCGTCTATCTTAGCGGATAAATCTGTAGCAAGTTCATCGACTAAGTAATAAAGTTCCTTACAACAGTTGAATGGAATATCATCTTCGCACGTTAATATTAAGTTATGATCAGAATTATGATGTTTAAACACGATGTCTATAGGTGCAGACGTTAATGTCTTTCTATAATGATCGTCATGGAATGTAAAGCCATGGTCAAACAATATAGGCGAAATACCGCGTATTGTTGAATAGGAAAATGTGACTGTGAGCATAGACTTTTTACCCCTCCTTAAGTAACACGATAAGATCATTATAGCAGGCTTCAAAAGAAGAGGCTGTGGGGAAAATCACATCACACTAATTAGTCTTGTGATTACCATCACATACAAAGATGTGGACATATAGTACACTCAGTACAATTAAGCATGAGGAAAGAAGGTGATTTCATGAAATGGTATATCCCAAAGGAGCATGGGGCATGGGCGATGTTCATTATCCCATTTTGGACAGGGGCCGCCATCTCTGGCTTATCTTGGCATCATCTTATTTTCTTTATAGGACTGACTGCGCTCTATTTTGCTCAAGCACCACTATTGACGTTTATCAGGCAGCCAAAGCATCAAGATATATGGCCGTCCTTCTTGATATATACAGGAATTGGATTAAGTATAACAGTACCCTACATCGTCAGTGAAGTGTATTTAATTTATATCTTTTTAAGTATTTTGCCACTATTCTTAGTGAATAGTTTGTTTGCAAAATTAAAAAAGGAACGTTTTTTTATAAATGATCTTTCAGCTATCGTAGCTTTGTCAGCTCTTCTGTTATCAGCTTATGTGATTGGATCAGGAGAATTACGGGCAGAAGCTTTTCACTATATGCTTCTTATCATTGTTTTCTTTGTGGCCAGTGTTTTTCATGTAAAGGCTCTTATACGAGAGAAGAATAATAAACCCTTTAAACTGGTGTCACTGGTATATCATATCGTTATTACGGTTTTAGCTTTTCTAACAGGCTGGCTCATGGCTGGAGTAGTCTTTTTATTAACATTAGGTAAAACGGCACTTATTCCTAAAAAATATTTAAGCAAGCCGAGGCAAATTGGGATAGTGGAAATCGTTAACAGTGCTGTTTTTCTAGTTTTATTAGTTAGTGGTTATTATGTCTTTGCCTGAATAAATGCTTGCCAGACCCTCATACTAAGGAAAATAACTTTGAGGTGATAGGATGAGTCAGCGTCATCAATTTAAACCAGGTGATAAAGCCCCTAACAACGGAAAGTATGTGGAAATAGGGGAAACAGGAAGTATGGTACAAAACCCACAACAAATTCATTTGGAGACAGGGGATACGTTTCCAGAAACGAGAAATCATAATCGTGTATGGACATATAAAAGAAAGCCATAATCACGAAGTTCTACTTCCTAAATTAAGTATACAAGTGGTTCGGACCAGTTTCTTTACACGGAAACTGGTTTAAATTTTGCTGACTAGGAACGTCTCCTCGCTAACTCAAAGGTGCCGAGCGACTAGACTGACATCAACTGTACACGTGTTTACAAAGGAGAGATGCTTAATCCTGCCCAAATATAAAACAATGCATCAAGGCCCATACAGTGATCTTTGGCTAAATGATGCGATATATCCTTTCGCTTACTTCATAGGATGATGGGACCTTAGGGCGCCAAGGATACTCAGACAGTCACCGTTTTTCCGCAGTCCTTGAAAAAGAGCGACCAGGTTATATCGATTAGTTTTCATTGTTCAATTTTTATGTTGAAATTTTAATCATAGCTAACGGTCGGTAATGTCCTGATTAAACTCAACTACCAATCAGTGGGGGAAGAACCCAAACGCCCACTGATTGAAGGTTCATTATATTATGACATGCATTCATATGATTTTAAGAGAGTGAAGGTTAAATGAGGTATGAATACACATTCGTTGGAGGCTGGATATAATGTGATACTCTATAGTGAGTTATTTAAATGAGTGTCATTGGCTTAAATACTAGTCGTTCATAGGTCATTTAAGATAGAGAGTTTTAAAGAGAAGGCGCTCACTTTACAATTAACTATTGTAATTACCTTTATTTTTTGCGATTCTTTATAATAGCCAAAGAAAGGAGAAGGTTATGCGGTTATTATTTGGTGTAATTATTTTTTCTGTTGTTTCTTTACTTGCATTCTTCATGATAGTGAATGGCACTGATGTACCAGTTGAAGTTGCTGTTATAGTGGCATTGCTATTGGGTGGCGTGATAGAGTGGCTCTTTCATCGTTTTATAAAAGTACGTCATTAAGACGTTAAAGAACTTTACTTAAGATAGGAAATAGTCTTTTAAAATGAGTAAGCAGCTAAAAAGTGATTAAAGCTTACTTCTGAGAAAACTAGGATACATGGTTTTCTTTATCATGAATACATTAATTAAAAAAGGCCAGCAAGGAGGTCCTTAAAATGAAATACATGAACTTATTGATTATTTGTTCCCTTTTATTCCTTTTAACTGGCTGTTCTAGTTCTGGTAGTCAAGACCTGTATACAAGTAAAATAGGTTTACTTCTACCACACACCATTGACGATCAAGGATGGAATAGCAAAGGTTACCGAGGTATGCTAAAAGTCCAATCCTCTTTAAATATGGAGATCTTAATGCGAGAGGATACAAGTACGTATGAATCTGTTAGCACAGCTGTGCAAGAGTTTGTAAGAGAAGATGTATCTTTAATCATTGGTCATAGCCATATTTACGCTGATATTTTTATGATGTTAAAAGATGAGTACCCTGATATCCATTTTGTTAGTTTTAATGGTGATGTAGAAGGTGATAATATTACAAGCCTTCATTTTGAAGGGTATGCAATGGGGTATTTTGCTGGAATGCTAGCTAGTGAGCTTTCCGAAACAGAGATCATTGGCGTTATTGGGGCATTTCAATTTCAACCAGAAGTCCAAGGATTTAAAGATGGTGCAATCTTTCATAATCCTAATACCACAGTACTTGTCGATTATGTGGATAGCTGGATAAACAAAGATAAAGCGATAACTATATTTCATGATATGAAGGAAGAAGAAAGTGATATCTTTTATCCAGCAGGAGATGGATTCCATATTGACATTATAGAGGAAGTAAAAAAAGAGGGGCTTCATGCTATCGGCTATGTAGGAGATCAACTTGATTTAGGTGAATCGGTTATCTTAACGAGTACGGTGCAAGAAGTGGAAGACTTATATGAATATATTGCAAAACAATATTTAAGTGGTGAATTAGCCAGTGGTAATCAATACTTTGATTTTCAGGAAGGCGTTATTTCCTTAGGGGAATTTGGACAGGAAGTACCAGAAGAGACTGTCCAATGGCTGACAGAAGTAGTTGACACTTATATTGAAACGAGTGAGCTTCCGAATGAACATACAAACGTTTCTTATTAGGCTCACGCACACTTTATCACAGATAACCGTCCGTAAAGCTCCCGGCTCAAAATAGGGTAAAAAGAGAAAAAACGATATAGTGTGGAGCTAGCGGCCGGTAAGGTCCTGATTAAACTCAACTACCAATCAGTGATAGAAGAACAAAAATGACCACTGATTAAAGGTTCGTTATAATTAAAAGGCTATAAGAAAAATGATTAACTCTCATGCATTAGGCAAATTATTTTCCCCTCTGCTAGTCACCTGTTAAAATAAATAAACAAGTATATAGAATTAGAAGGTTCACAAAATATGATGATCCTATAAAGGAGACTAAAATATGTCTGAACATGAACAATCTAAAGCGATCAGAAAAATGGCAGACAGAATCGTAAAGGGCTATCAGGCTGTACATGAAAAAAACTATCAAGAAGCGAAAGAACTGTTAGAGCCGTTACTGCCATTGTTTCATCATGAAGAGAAACCTAACATAACATTACTTAGCTATACATGTATTGCACAAATTGGGTCAAAGGATATTGACGCTTTTTTAAAGTCGTATGAAGAATTGAAGACATTTGAACCTACGACAGAAAAGGAAACGGCTTTAGTTCAACGAGTGGATGAGATGTTTGAAGAGCTTATGAGTGCGATTAGCGTTAATCGTGACGAGTCCAACTAAGTTGTAGAGCTTAAGGGCTCATATAAATTAAGTTGCATGGTAATCGTTTTTTTCGGTGTCATCGTTGCACGCGCGTTTTTTATAATAAGAAGTAGAAACTTTGGCAATAAAAGAGGATTGCTTTTTTTTTAGTACTAGGTCATAATCATAAGTATAAATTTTAGTTTTGAGGAGGCTGCAAGATGCAAGCTGGAATTTGGGGAATAGGAACATATACACCAGAACAGGTCCTCACTAATAAAGACCTAGAGAAAAGAATTGACACATCTGATGAATGGATCAGAACACGTACAGGTATTGAGGAGCGTCGTATTGCCTCTGAGTCAATAGATACATCACATATGAGCTTTTTTGCCGCTAAAGATGCATTAGAAAAGGCCGGTGTGAAAGCTGAAGAATTAGACATGATTATCGTAGCAACCGTCACACCTGATCAGAGCTTCCCTTCTGTATCATCAATGATTCAAGCACAGCTGGGAGCTACAAAAGCAGCAGCTATGGATGTGAGTGCGGCTTGTGCAGGATTTGTTTATGGTCTTGTAGTGGCTAAACAGTTTATTGAAACAAATACGTTTAAACATGTTCTCGTGATTGGGACTGAAAAATTATCCAAACTTGTGGATTGGGAAGATCGAAATACAGCTGTATTATTTGGAGACGGCTCCGGAGCTGCTGTTTTGGGACCTGTTTCTGATGATAAAGGCATTCTTTCATTCGAGCTAGGTTCAGATGGAACGGGTGGCGATCATATTAGAATGGACGACTATTTATTTATGAATGGGAGAGAAGTTTTTAAATTTGCTGTCAGACAGATGGGAGAGTCATCTTTAAACGTTGTTAAAAAAGCTGGTTTGGAAAAAGAAGATGTAGATTTCCTTGTTCCACACCAGGCAAATATTCGGATTATGGAAGCTGCGAGACAACGACTTGACCTTCCAGAAGAAAAGATGTCTAAAACAGTGAACAAATATGGTAATACGTCCTCTGCTTCAATTCCGTTATCACTGGCACATGAATTAGAAGAAGGAAAAATAAAAGATGGCGATATTGTTGTCATTGTAGGTTTTGGTGCTGGTCTTGTATGGGGAGCGGCCACAATTAGGTGGGGACGATAAGCTAGCAAGCCATGCTAGATAGTTGAATAGGCTATATTTTAATAACAATCAATGTCTGTATGAAAAGATACCATTAATCTATTGAACAGCTTTATATAAAAGTTTTTTGGCCATTATAATTGTTTTTTTGAAGTGAGCAAAAAGAAAGGGGTAAACAATCGTGACAAAAAATAGAGTAGTTGTAACTGGTGTAGGTGCGGTAACACCATTAGCAAATAACATGGAAGATACGTGGGGAAAGTTAGTAAAAGGGGAATCAGGTATTGATTATCTTTCAAAATTTGAAGAAGGTATGTTCCCTGCCACAGTGGCCGCGCAAGCTGATGATTTTGACCCAGCATTATATATGGATGTTAAAGAAGCCCGAAAAATGGATCGCTTTACACAATTTGCTGTAGCTAGTGCCCATATGGCTGTAAAAGATGCCAATTTAACAATTGATGATTCAAACGCAGAGCGTATAGGCGTTTGGATTGGTTCGGGTATAGGTGGTATGGAAACATATGAAAAGCAGTTTCGACTTTATGAGAAGCGTGGCTATAGAAGAGTTTCACCATTTTTTGTGCCCATGCTCATCCCTGATATGGCTTCAGGTCAAGTATCTATAAGCTTGGGAGCTAAAGGGATTAACTCTTGTTCAGTGACAGCCTGTGCCTCAGGTGCTAATTCTATTGGTGATGCATTCAAAGTCATTCAACGTGGTGACGCTGATATTATGATTACAGGGGGGGCAGAAGCACCTCTTACCGAAATGTCTTTCGCCGGTTTCTCTTCCGCACGCGCTCTATCCACCAATGGTGATCCAAAGACGGCTAGTCGCCCATTTGATAAAAATAGAGATGGATTTGTTATGGGTGAAGGGGCAGCTATTCTAATCCTAGAATCGTTAGACTCTGCTAAAAAGCGGGGAGCGACGATAATTGGTGAAATTATTGGCTATGGTGCTACCGGTGATGCCTACCATGTGACTGCGCCAGCGCCAGAAGGTGAAGGCGCCGTTAGAGCAATGAAACAGGCTTTAACCGATGCTGGATTGCAACCGGAGGAAGTTGGCTACCTAAACGCTCATGGAACAAGTACAGAATACAACGATAAGTACGAAACGATGGCAGCTAAAACTGTTTTCGGAAATTACGCTGCAAAACTACCGATTAGTTCAACAAAATCAATGACTGGACATCTATTAGGCGCAGCAGGTGCTTTAGAAGCCATTATTTCCTTGAGAACAATTAATGAAGGACTTATTTTACCTACAATGAATTATGAAACACCAGATCCGGATTGTGATTTAGATTATGTTCCAAATGAAGCGAGACAAGCAGATGTCTCAGTTGCCATGAGTAATTCACTCGGCTTCGGCGGCCATAATGTATCTTTAATCTTTAAACGATATGAGTAATACACGTTTTCTCTTAGAGAGCTAGGATAACATTCTAGCTCTTTTTTTGTATGCTGTTCCCTTAAAATTTTTTATTGAATGATGTTCAACACGAATAAGCGAATAATGCTAAATAATGTCCATCACATGGTTGATAAAAAATGGACTTGAAGTGAAAGATGATGACTCCTGAAGACGCAACGATATCTGAAGGACCAGTGGTGTCAACGTTTTATCATATTTTGTAGTCCTCTAGAAGGCGTGCTTCTGTAGCTGAGAATCAATGTGTGAGTGTTTTTTTACAGGTATTGTTTGTATGATGAAACCCAATCACTTTAATTTGCCTTGATAACGGATGAAAGGTGAGGAGACATAGTATTAGGGCGATTATTTTGTAGAGGTATTTTGATGCATTGTTTATGAGTGATGTCATTTAGTCGTTCAGTCAGTCTTTAGACTGAGGATTAAACAGCCTTCAGATCGTTCAGATTTGTCTCCTTGTTTAATACAATTAAGTTATCACATAGATAGTATGTTAGGAAAAGAGGAGATAAACATGGAGCCGATCTTTGAAGTGAAAAATGTTACTAAAAGCTATAAAAAAGGAAGTATTACAGCCAATTCTGATATTTCGATGTCTGTTCATAAAGGTGAAATTCTTGGTTTACTTGGTCCAAATGGTGCAGGAAAGTCCACTCTTATTAAACAAATGGTTGCGCACACTGACTCCACAGACGGAGTGATTACTTACAAGGGAATAAATGTTAAAAATCAGGCGAAAAGGGTTAGTCGAGAAGTGGCCTATTATAGTCAGGAACCAGCATCATTAACTAGTTTGAAAGTTAAAGAAGCCATTTATTTCTGTGGAAGGCTACGCGGGTTGACGCGAAAAAGTGCAGATGCTGAGACAGCTAAACTTATAGGGCAATTAGGCTTGGATGAGGTACAGCATAAAATGTTACAGCGAATATCAGGAGGTCAGAAACGTCTTGCCGGTATTGGTACAACGTTAATTGGAGCTTCACAGGTTCTTATACTAGATGAACCAACAAATGAATTGGATCCGAAAAAGCGACGACTTGTATGGGATATTATTCAGGAAAGAAACCGAGATGGTGTCACAATTATTTTAGTCACTCACAATATTTTAGAAGCTGAACAAGTGGTGGATAGGGTAGCCGTTATCAATCATGGTAAATTGTTAGCTTTAGATAAAGTTTCTTCCTTAAAAGAACGTGTCGATCAACGGTTACGGGTCGATATCACCTTTCAATCAAATGAGGACACTCACTTTATGATGGAAGAATTAGCGACTTTTGGTGCACTTATACCTAAGACAGAGCAACAAGCTCGTATGATGATTGAAAAGAATAATCTTGCTGACATTATTGAATTTATCCAATCTCGAGAAGATATCCATTCTTACGCGATAACACCACCGACTCTCGAAGATGTTTATTTTCATATTGATGGTGATTTAAATAAGGAGGAGCCGTCTTATGTCTAATTTAGAGACTCATCAGCTCGTGTTTGAAACGTCAAGGATTAAACAATTTTTTATAGAAGGTTGGATATTGTTTCGCATTCAACTTTCCATTATCCGTGAAAGTTGGGCACTCATCTTTATTTTGGCTTCTGTTTTCCCTTTTACGACGTTAATGTTCTTAAAGTTTTTTACGGAAAACCCTAGCGACGAGCTGATTATGCGGATGATTACTGGCAATATGTTATTTGCTTTAATCATAATGGGGATGAATGTGATGGCCCAAGATATTTCCTCGCAGAAGCATCAAGGTCATTTTACATTTTATGCGTCGTTGCCGATCGCTAAACTTAACTTTGTTTTAGCTAATTTGTTCCGTGGCATGTTAATGAGCTTTCCATCATTTATTATTCTAGGAGTCATTGGTCAAGTCGTCTATGAGGTTCAGTTTAAGCTAAGCTTTGGCATTATCCCTGTTGCTTTCTTAACGATTATGAGTGTTGTTGGAATCGGTGTATTTCTTGGATTTTGGTCACCTAACCTTCAGCTGACGAATTTACTTGTGCAAGCATTAATGATGTTTGTCAGCTTTCTCACACCAATTATGGTGGATATGAACCAACTTCCCGTCATCTTGAAATGGGTCTCTTACATGTTTCCCACGACATACGCTGCCACAGCGTTAAGAGAATTATTAATAGTTGGATGGACGTGGACGGTGACAGTTAATACTCTCGTACTTCTTTGCTTCACCATAGTGTCTTATATATTAATTGTGAAAAAAATTAATTGGCGAATGGAAACGTAAAGGATACAATATAAGACAAGGGAGTTGGCTGGTGACGCCTCCGGTCGTGTCCTCCATGCTAATTGAGGTGAAATAAAGTATGAAGAAGTTTATTGGAATTATCATTTTAATAACAGGTATTCTTTTTTTACTTGTAAATACTGGCACGATTGATGCTAGTGTTACAAACATTTTAACAACATTTTGGCCGATTGTTGTGATAGTTCTAGGTATAAAAATTTTATTTGAAGGAATTGTTTTTTTCTTTCATGGGTTAAAAAGAGACCGCTGGCACATCGGTAAAATTTTATGGGGCGCTGTTGTATTGTCAGGTGGCGTTGTTTTGCTAGGTAATCAGGCGGACTGGTTTTATTATAGCTTAAGAGATTTTTGGAGCTGGACATGGCCGATAATTATCGTTTATCTCGGCTTTAAAGTGCTGTTTGATAGAGACACGTATGTTGAAGTGTCTTTAGACAGTGATGATATGGAGAAGGTAAAAAGGCAGAAGAAACAAAAAAGGAAAAAAACGAGGGATGAGAATCGTTTTCCACCTTCATATACAACCACTAATAGAGAACAAACAGAGGGTAAGGAGTGGACCAAAAAAAATCATCGAATCTTTATAGGAGAAATGACCTTAGGGCGTCAACCGTGGGAGCCAGATGGCGTTTATGTCAATATGGGGATAGGAAGCATTGAGCTCGATTTGACGAAAGCGATCTTAAAAGAAGGTGATAATGTTATAGATGTCACTAATTGGATTGGCTCCGTAGAAATTTACGTTCCTAAACAAATGGCTGTTCAAGCCGATGCAGAAGTGAAACTTGGGGAAGTAACGTTATTCGATGATAACCATTCAGGTACAGGAAGACATGCTACCTATACGAGTCCTGGCTTTCATGATGCTGAGAAGAGGCTTATTCTAAATGTTGCTCTAAGTATTGGAGATGTGGAGGTACTGACTGTTGACTAAGCAAAAGGGGGGAAATAAACAGCTTCGTTCAAAAGATACTAGACTTGAAGGGATGATTTGGGACCTTTTACGCATGCAGTTAAAAGTCATGTTAACCGCAGGTGGAGCCGTGTATGTCTTTATTATAATTGGTTATACATTTACGACTACGTCAGAAGAACCTATACAGGGAGGCCTTTTTCAGCCATTATTTAATCTTGGAGAAAATCCGGTTGCCTTATTCGTTATAACGAGTGCTTTAACGGCAATCTTTCTTATATCAGGGTGGTTTTATGCGTATTCATATGGATTATCATTGAAGAAAACGATTCATCACTTCATACATCAATTAAAACAATTTCACCGAGGTTCTTTAAATAAAAAAATTACCGTCCAAGGACGTGGTGAGTTACAAAAACTTGCGAATGAAGTTAATGAATTAACCGATGATTTGGAAAGGCAGATTGTCTCAATGAGACGGCTCGTAAATGAAAATGCGAGCTTAATAGAAGA
The DNA window shown above is from Salipaludibacillus agaradhaerens and carries:
- a CDS encoding YwiC-like family protein, which codes for MKWYIPKEHGAWAMFIIPFWTGAAISGLSWHHLIFFIGLTALYFAQAPLLTFIRQPKHQDIWPSFLIYTGIGLSITVPYIVSEVYLIYIFLSILPLFLVNSLFAKLKKERFFINDLSAIVALSALLLSAYVIGSGELRAEAFHYMLLIIVFFVASVFHVKALIREKNNKPFKLVSLVYHIVITVLAFLTGWLMAGVVFLLTLGKTALIPKKYLSKPRQIGIVEIVNSAVFLVLLVSGYYVFA
- a CDS encoding YjzC family protein, with amino-acid sequence MSQRHQFKPGDKAPNNGKYVEIGETGSMVQNPQQIHLETGDTFPETRNHNRVWTYKRKP
- a CDS encoding BMP family ABC transporter substrate-binding protein yields the protein MKYMNLLIICSLLFLLTGCSSSGSQDLYTSKIGLLLPHTIDDQGWNSKGYRGMLKVQSSLNMEILMREDTSTYESVSTAVQEFVREDVSLIIGHSHIYADIFMMLKDEYPDIHFVSFNGDVEGDNITSLHFEGYAMGYFAGMLASELSETEIIGVIGAFQFQPEVQGFKDGAIFHNPNTTVLVDYVDSWINKDKAITIFHDMKEEESDIFYPAGDGFHIDIIEEVKKEGLHAIGYVGDQLDLGESVILTSTVQEVEDLYEYIAKQYLSGELASGNQYFDFQEGVISLGEFGQEVPEETVQWLTEVVDTYIETSELPNEHTNVSY
- a CDS encoding beta-ketoacyl-ACP synthase III — encoded protein: MQAGIWGIGTYTPEQVLTNKDLEKRIDTSDEWIRTRTGIEERRIASESIDTSHMSFFAAKDALEKAGVKAEELDMIIVATVTPDQSFPSVSSMIQAQLGATKAAAMDVSAACAGFVYGLVVAKQFIETNTFKHVLVIGTEKLSKLVDWEDRNTAVLFGDGSGAAVLGPVSDDKGILSFELGSDGTGGDHIRMDDYLFMNGREVFKFAVRQMGESSLNVVKKAGLEKEDVDFLVPHQANIRIMEAARQRLDLPEEKMSKTVNKYGNTSSASIPLSLAHELEEGKIKDGDIVVIVGFGAGLVWGAATIRWGR
- the fabF gene encoding beta-ketoacyl-ACP synthase II, which encodes MTKNRVVVTGVGAVTPLANNMEDTWGKLVKGESGIDYLSKFEEGMFPATVAAQADDFDPALYMDVKEARKMDRFTQFAVASAHMAVKDANLTIDDSNAERIGVWIGSGIGGMETYEKQFRLYEKRGYRRVSPFFVPMLIPDMASGQVSISLGAKGINSCSVTACASGANSIGDAFKVIQRGDADIMITGGAEAPLTEMSFAGFSSARALSTNGDPKTASRPFDKNRDGFVMGEGAAILILESLDSAKKRGATIIGEIIGYGATGDAYHVTAPAPEGEGAVRAMKQALTDAGLQPEEVGYLNAHGTSTEYNDKYETMAAKTVFGNYAAKLPISSTKSMTGHLLGAAGALEAIISLRTINEGLILPTMNYETPDPDCDLDYVPNEARQADVSVAMSNSLGFGGHNVSLIFKRYE
- a CDS encoding ABC transporter ATP-binding protein; the protein is MEPIFEVKNVTKSYKKGSITANSDISMSVHKGEILGLLGPNGAGKSTLIKQMVAHTDSTDGVITYKGINVKNQAKRVSREVAYYSQEPASLTSLKVKEAIYFCGRLRGLTRKSADAETAKLIGQLGLDEVQHKMLQRISGGQKRLAGIGTTLIGASQVLILDEPTNELDPKKRRLVWDIIQERNRDGVTIILVTHNILEAEQVVDRVAVINHGKLLALDKVSSLKERVDQRLRVDITFQSNEDTHFMMEELATFGALIPKTEQQARMMIEKNNLADIIEFIQSREDIHSYAITPPTLEDVYFHIDGDLNKEEPSYV
- a CDS encoding ABC transporter permease: MSNLETHQLVFETSRIKQFFIEGWILFRIQLSIIRESWALIFILASVFPFTTLMFLKFFTENPSDELIMRMITGNMLFALIIMGMNVMAQDISSQKHQGHFTFYASLPIAKLNFVLANLFRGMLMSFPSFIILGVIGQVVYEVQFKLSFGIIPVAFLTIMSVVGIGVFLGFWSPNLQLTNLLVQALMMFVSFLTPIMVDMNQLPVILKWVSYMFPTTYAATALRELLIVGWTWTVTVNTLVLLCFTIVSYILIVKKINWRMET
- the liaF gene encoding cell wall-active antibiotics response protein LiaF, which produces MKKFIGIIILITGILFLLVNTGTIDASVTNILTTFWPIVVIVLGIKILFEGIVFFFHGLKRDRWHIGKILWGAVVLSGGVVLLGNQADWFYYSLRDFWSWTWPIIIVYLGFKVLFDRDTYVEVSLDSDDMEKVKRQKKQKRKKTRDENRFPPSYTTTNREQTEGKEWTKKNHRIFIGEMTLGRQPWEPDGVYVNMGIGSIELDLTKAILKEGDNVIDVTNWIGSVEIYVPKQMAVQADAEVKLGEVTLFDDNHSGTGRHATYTSPGFHDAEKRLILNVALSIGDVEVLTVD